Sequence from the Herbaspirillum sp. meg3 genome:
CAATTCCTTCCACCAAAGGCAGTCTGTAATGTGAGCTGATTGGCGTAACCGCTGCGACAGCTGGTTTCGCCGTCCGCACTTTCTGTGCTTTTGCATTCTTTACTATGAATAAAATTGTTGTAGTGGATTATGGGATGGGCAATCTGCGCTCGGTCGCGCAAGCCCTGCGTCATGTCGCGCCTGAAGCCGACGTGCGTATTTCCGGCGAAGTTGCCGATATCCAGTCGGCTGACCGTATCGTATTGCCGGGCCAAGGCGCCATGCCGGACTGCATGCGCTGCCTGCGGGAGTCCGGCTTGCAGGAAGCCGTGATCGAGGCATCGCGCAGCAAACCGTTGTTTGGCGTGTGCGTCGGCGAACAAATGTTGTTCGACTGGAGCGAGGAAGGCGATACGCCGGGACTTGGTTTATTGCCGGGCAAAGTGGTGCGCTTTCAGCTCGAGGGCCAG
This genomic interval carries:
- the hisH gene encoding imidazole glycerol phosphate synthase subunit HisH; this encodes MNKIVVVDYGMGNLRSVAQALRHVAPEADVRISGEVADIQSADRIVLPGQGAMPDCMRCLRESGLQEAVIEASRSKPLFGVCVGEQMLFDWSEEGDTPGLGLLPGKVVRFQLEGQTQDDGSRFKVPQMGWNRVHQKVAHPLWSGIDEQAYFYFVHSYYAQPGQSAHTVGETVYGQPFACAVARDNIFATQFHPEKSASAGLQLYRNFVHWKP